In Halapricum desulfuricans, a single window of DNA contains:
- a CDS encoding VWA domain-containing protein produces MAEKTQLYNLSRRKVLAGLGAVGVASVGAGAGTSAFFSDRESFANNSLAAGELDLLVDWQQHYMANGETTFVNAHPDHDGDGEQSIITDDQVIKYSDFLDPEDPDSIGENIPVLDCETIPPLSEADFGVDPTTGEAMDSLVQLADVKPGDSGEITFSLHLCDNPGYIWMQADNVSESEGVNTDPELAVDETDGPDLARQIEAKLWYDADCDNVHDEDSPADIMLTLDFSGSMLYRQFGGVVSEDSIQVNGDNFTETTKIDLVELAAKEFVQYLDGQNADVQVGIAYFDGEGSDDTEPRTGVLQPLTSDLSVVDGALSDLRQKLANVVSGGPGSTPFDGDGDPDPANGGGTATGTYIGEGVDDAQDELASNGRTGARAANIVLSDGESFNGSGSTQFSSPTNAADDARATSPAPATDMYTISVGSANDSVLQQMAGAAADPTGNDPQFFYDVDDPVAIPSVFGVLASQFVAEKVIIEDTLDNILAELADGNGIPLDGNVLTLYDELSDPANDPDRDAFEGDGLMYCVALSWELPFEVGNEVQGDSVTFDLGFYTEQERNNDGSGPAPA; encoded by the coding sequence ATGGCAGAAAAGACACAACTCTACAACCTCAGCCGGCGGAAAGTGCTGGCCGGACTCGGCGCAGTGGGCGTCGCATCGGTCGGCGCCGGAGCCGGGACGTCCGCGTTCTTCAGTGACCGCGAATCGTTTGCCAACAACAGTCTCGCCGCGGGTGAACTCGACCTGCTAGTTGACTGGCAACAACACTACATGGCAAACGGCGAGACGACGTTCGTCAACGCCCACCCGGACCACGATGGCGACGGCGAACAGTCAATCATCACCGACGACCAAGTCATCAAGTACAGCGACTTCCTTGACCCGGAAGACCCCGACAGCATCGGGGAGAACATCCCAGTGCTCGACTGTGAGACCATCCCGCCGCTCTCGGAAGCGGACTTCGGCGTCGACCCGACAACCGGTGAGGCGATGGACTCACTCGTCCAGTTGGCCGACGTGAAACCCGGCGACTCGGGCGAAATCACGTTTAGTCTCCACCTCTGTGACAATCCCGGCTACATCTGGATGCAGGCCGACAACGTCAGTGAAAGCGAGGGTGTCAACACCGACCCCGAGCTGGCCGTCGACGAGACGGACGGACCAGACCTCGCCCGCCAGATCGAGGCAAAGCTCTGGTACGACGCCGACTGCGACAACGTCCACGACGAAGACTCGCCTGCCGACATTATGTTGACGCTGGACTTCTCGGGGTCGATGCTCTACCGCCAGTTCGGTGGCGTCGTCAGCGAGGACTCCATCCAGGTCAACGGTGACAACTTCACCGAGACGACCAAGATCGACCTCGTCGAACTCGCAGCTAAGGAGTTTGTCCAGTACCTCGATGGCCAGAACGCCGACGTGCAAGTCGGGATCGCCTACTTCGATGGTGAAGGCAGCGACGACACCGAACCCCGGACGGGGGTCCTCCAGCCGCTGACCAGCGATCTCTCAGTCGTCGACGGTGCTCTCTCGGACCTACGCCAGAAGCTCGCGAACGTCGTGAGCGGCGGCCCCGGGTCGACGCCCTTCGACGGCGACGGCGACCCGGACCCGGCCAACGGCGGCGGTACCGCCACCGGGACCTACATCGGCGAGGGTGTCGACGACGCCCAGGACGAACTCGCGAGCAATGGGCGCACGGGCGCTCGCGCGGCGAACATCGTCCTCTCCGACGGCGAGTCGTTCAACGGCAGCGGCTCCACGCAATTCAGCTCCCCGACCAACGCGGCCGACGACGCACGCGCGACCTCGCCGGCACCGGCGACGGATATGTACACCATCTCCGTCGGGAGCGCCAACGACAGCGTTCTCCAGCAGATGGCCGGTGCCGCAGCCGACCCGACGGGCAACGACCCGCAGTTCTTCTACGACGTCGACGACCCGGTCGCGATTCCGAGCGTCTTCGGCGTGCTCGCCAGTCAGTTCGTTGCCGAAAAGGTCATTATAGAGGACACGCTCGACAACATCCTCGCGGAACTGGCCGACGGGAACGGCATCCCGCTCGACGGCAACGTCCTGACGCTGTACGACGAGCTATCGGACCCTGCTAACGACCCCGACCGCGACGCCTTCGAAGGCGACGGTCTGATGTACTGTGTCGCGCTCTCGTGGGAACTACCCTTCGAGGTCGGCAACGAAGTCCAGGGCGACTCGGTGACCTTTGATCTGGGCTTCTACACTGAACAGGAGCGCAACAACGACGGTAGCGGGCCAGCGCCGGCCTGA
- the tmk gene encoding dTMP kinase, protein MLVTLEGIDGSGKTSAWEALRAAELGVETTFTREPTDSWYGEAVARSIDDEGADSLAELFLYTADHADHLSRVVRPALDRGEVVISDRYSDSRYAYQGATLSDHPELDDPLAFVREIHDPWTRPPDLTVYLDVSPSVGAERAGATNKFEQTDYLQSVAENYEQLIEAEPDRFVRIDAERPPDIVQQAVTEAVRERL, encoded by the coding sequence ATGCTCGTCACGCTGGAAGGAATCGACGGCAGCGGCAAAACGAGCGCCTGGGAGGCGCTCCGGGCGGCCGAGCTGGGCGTCGAGACGACGTTCACGCGCGAGCCGACCGACTCGTGGTACGGCGAGGCCGTCGCCCGCTCGATCGACGACGAGGGGGCCGACTCGCTGGCGGAACTGTTCCTCTATACGGCCGACCACGCCGACCACCTCTCGCGCGTCGTCCGGCCCGCGCTTGACCGGGGCGAGGTCGTGATCTCGGATCGCTATTCGGACTCGCGGTACGCCTACCAGGGGGCGACGCTATCCGATCACCCCGAACTGGACGACCCGCTCGCGTTCGTCCGCGAGATCCACGACCCCTGGACGCGACCGCCGGATCTGACTGTCTATCTGGACGTCTCGCCGTCGGTCGGTGCCGAACGGGCGGGCGCGACAAACAAGTTCGAGCAGACGGACTACCTCCAGTCGGTGGCCGAAAACTACGAACAGCTGATCGAGGCCGAGCCCGACCGGTTCGTCCGGATCGACGCCGAACGGCCGCCGGACATCGTTCAGCAGGCTGTCACCGAAGCCGTCCGCGAGCGACTCTGA
- a CDS encoding ABC transporter permease: MSTLAVAKRDFLDVWRAKLVWAPVALVVPLIALVAAYLSIAGERESGSIKFTLGAPVDRSAVVLGKLLSRSGVVLAGLGVSFVIGTGIAQVLVPEMTFEYADYAIFIGVTLLYALAYVAVAVAISAATVSGRRRWPAGSASSSCSISSGTSCRSARRRCSSSYLRNSGGIPTTTSTSSNDRHPRRLGRRPAGTGLLAVRARTTRVIIFN, from the coding sequence ATGAGCACGCTCGCGGTCGCGAAGCGGGATTTCCTAGACGTGTGGCGGGCCAAACTCGTCTGGGCCCCGGTCGCGCTGGTCGTGCCGCTGATCGCGCTCGTCGCCGCGTACCTCTCGATCGCCGGCGAGCGCGAATCGGGCAGCATCAAGTTCACGCTGGGCGCGCCGGTCGACCGATCGGCGGTCGTGCTCGGCAAACTGCTCTCGCGGTCGGGCGTCGTGCTGGCCGGGCTGGGCGTCTCGTTCGTGATCGGCACGGGAATCGCCCAGGTGCTCGTCCCCGAGATGACGTTCGAGTATGCCGATTATGCGATCTTCATCGGGGTGACGCTGCTGTACGCGCTCGCGTACGTCGCCGTCGCGGTCGCGATATCGGCGGCGACCGTATCCGGTCGCAGGCGATGGCCGGCGGGATCGGCTTCTTCTTCGTGTTCAATCTCGTCTGGAACTTCCTGCCGGTCAGCCCGACGCAGATGCTCGAGTTCGTACTTGAGGAACTCGGGCGGAATCCCGACAACTACGAGCACCTCCTCGAATGATCGTCATCCTCGCCGCCTGGGTCGTCGTCCCGCTGGGACTGGGCTACTGGCGGTTCGAGCACGCACAACTCGGGTAATAATATTTAATTAG
- a CDS encoding bacteriorhodopsin, translating into MELTITTWFALGTVGMAAGTIGLAAGYTRLSDPHRIPFLDLVAVTAIATVAYALMALDLGAVTSARGATLYVPRYVDWLLTTPLHIVYVGWLAGADRSTLAKLAALQASTIVLGFAGGMVAAPLNLALFAAGAVVFGMLIYLLYTDISELAHERDDMTLALYRTLRNFVVVLWLVYPVVWLLGGPGIGFMDTETASLVVTYIDVVAKVGFGLIAYSTLRDIEFLSADSAMATSAD; encoded by the coding sequence ATGGAGCTGACTATCACGACCTGGTTCGCGCTCGGTACCGTCGGCATGGCAGCCGGAACGATCGGCCTCGCGGCGGGATACACGCGCCTGTCCGATCCCCATCGCATCCCGTTTCTCGATCTGGTCGCCGTCACGGCGATCGCAACGGTCGCCTACGCGCTGATGGCACTGGACCTCGGCGCGGTCACCAGCGCCCGCGGCGCGACGCTGTACGTCCCACGCTACGTCGACTGGTTGCTGACGACGCCGCTGCATATCGTCTACGTCGGCTGGCTGGCCGGTGCCGACCGATCGACGCTGGCCAAACTCGCCGCGCTACAGGCATCGACGATCGTGCTCGGGTTCGCCGGCGGCATGGTCGCCGCGCCGCTGAATCTGGCGCTGTTCGCCGCTGGCGCGGTCGTCTTCGGCATGTTGATATACCTGCTGTATACCGATATCAGCGAACTGGCCCACGAGCGCGACGACATGACGCTCGCGCTGTACCGGACGCTGCGGAACTTCGTCGTCGTGCTCTGGCTGGTCTACCCGGTCGTCTGGCTGCTCGGCGGCCCCGGGATCGGATTCATGGACACCGAGACCGCCTCACTCGTCGTCACCTACATCGACGTTGTCGCGAAGGTCGGCTTCGGCCTGATCGCCTACTCGACGCTGCGCGACATCGAGTTCCTCTCGGCGGACAGCGCGATGGCGACATCGGCGGACTAG
- a CDS encoding APC family permease, with protein MSTPEAGDEPGGENVTGERPEAEPVGVTEETTVHEEDVELERTIGLVGGLAIGIGTMIGAGIFVFPGLAASEAGPAATLSFAIGGVIALLVALPTSELATAMPRSGGGYYFISRTMGTSYGAVVGLGLWLGLVFASAFYLVGLGHYVVAVLAEIGVSITGLPVGPHVLLGLLFGIALTALSVTGTENTASLQNVIVVVLLVILTGFLTYGVLDATGLFGRESVPEAFFSQGQLPVLSTAALVFTSYLGFAQVATVAGEITEPKRNLPLAMVGSVLIVTLFYVVTIFVATSSFGAERLGQFGETAMVEVARDLLGRPGAVLILAAGLLATFSSANASILSASRSVYALSRDALLPRWASRINLQYGTPHVALGMAGGPILVLVATGQVEVLAEVASFLHLVLYALMCVALLVVRRRDPPWYDPSFTIPGYPAVPVLGAVASAGLIAFMELASIAIGVAIMALSYLWYRYYATDIRLKGDV; from the coding sequence ATGTCCACCCCGGAAGCGGGTGACGAACCGGGCGGGGAGAACGTCACCGGCGAGCGGCCGGAAGCGGAGCCAGTCGGCGTTACCGAGGAGACGACTGTCCACGAGGAGGACGTCGAGCTCGAGCGGACGATCGGACTGGTCGGCGGGCTGGCGATCGGGATCGGGACGATGATCGGCGCGGGGATCTTCGTGTTTCCCGGGCTCGCCGCCAGCGAGGCCGGGCCGGCGGCGACGCTGTCGTTCGCGATCGGCGGCGTGATCGCGCTGTTGGTCGCGCTCCCGACCTCGGAGCTGGCGACGGCGATGCCCCGGAGCGGTGGCGGGTACTACTTCATCTCCCGAACCATGGGCACGTCCTACGGCGCGGTCGTCGGACTGGGACTGTGGCTCGGACTGGTGTTCGCCTCGGCGTTTTACCTCGTCGGGCTGGGCCACTACGTCGTGGCCGTCCTCGCTGAGATCGGCGTCTCGATCACGGGACTGCCGGTCGGACCGCACGTCCTGCTGGGCCTGCTGTTCGGGATCGCGCTGACGGCACTCAGCGTAACCGGGACGGAGAACACCGCCTCGCTCCAGAACGTGATCGTCGTCGTCCTGCTGGTGATCCTCACTGGGTTCCTGACCTACGGCGTGCTCGACGCCACCGGGCTGTTCGGGCGCGAGTCCGTCCCCGAGGCGTTCTTCTCGCAGGGACAGCTCCCGGTGTTGAGCACGGCCGCGCTCGTGTTCACCTCGTATCTCGGGTTTGCGCAGGTCGCGACCGTCGCCGGCGAGATCACCGAGCCGAAGCGCAACCTCCCGCTGGCGATGGTCGGCTCCGTGCTGATCGTCACGCTGTTTTACGTCGTGACGATCTTCGTCGCGACCAGTTCCTTCGGGGCCGAACGCCTCGGGCAGTTCGGCGAGACCGCGATGGTCGAGGTCGCCCGCGACTTGCTTGGACGGCCCGGCGCGGTGTTGATCCTCGCCGCCGGGCTGCTGGCGACGTTTTCGAGCGCGAACGCCTCGATCCTCAGCGCCTCGCGGTCGGTGTACGCGCTGAGCCGCGACGCCCTGCTCCCGCGGTGGGCCAGCCGGATCAACCTCCAGTATGGCACGCCCCACGTCGCTCTCGGGATGGCCGGCGGCCCGATTCTGGTGCTCGTCGCCACCGGCCAGGTCGAGGTGCTCGCCGAAGTCGCGTCGTTCCTGCATCTGGTGTTGTACGCGCTGATGTGCGTGGCGTTGCTGGTCGTCCGGCGTCGCGATCCGCCGTGGTACGATCCGAGCTTTACCATTCCCGGCTATCCCGCCGTGCCTGTCCTCGGTGCCGTCGCCAGCGCGGGCCTCATCGCGTTCATGGAACTCGCTTCGATCGCGATCGGCGTCGCGATCATGGCCCTGTCGTACCTGTGGTATCGCTACTACGCGACCGACATTCGACTCAAAGGAGACGTTTAA
- a CDS encoding universal stress protein — protein sequence MSDRPAVLVPIRVLKGESIPDGVPELLADAHVVLLGYHVIPEQTPPGQARMQFEEQATARMDELESLFEDAGATVERRLVFTGEAQKTIDRTIYEHDCLAVLVPDAVVALEDVLVAVRGTVGIDRLARVVSGLFANADADVTLYHVAGESESDADAETLLSGLADRLAESGVDPDRIETRIERDRKPLAAIIEASDTFDAVVMGESDPSLATFVFGMPAEQVAERFLGPVLIVQRERPESE from the coding sequence ATGTCAGACCGACCAGCCGTACTCGTCCCGATCCGCGTGCTCAAAGGTGAATCGATCCCCGACGGCGTCCCGGAACTGCTCGCCGACGCTCACGTCGTCCTGCTGGGGTATCACGTCATCCCCGAGCAGACCCCGCCCGGTCAGGCCCGGATGCAGTTCGAGGAGCAGGCCACCGCCCGCATGGATGAACTCGAATCGCTGTTCGAAGACGCCGGCGCGACAGTCGAGCGACGGCTCGTGTTCACCGGCGAGGCCCAGAAGACGATCGACCGGACGATCTACGAACACGACTGTCTGGCCGTGCTGGTTCCCGACGCCGTCGTTGCACTCGAGGACGTGCTCGTGGCCGTCCGCGGAACCGTCGGGATCGATCGCCTCGCGCGGGTCGTGTCCGGGCTGTTCGCGAACGCCGACGCGGACGTCACCCTCTATCACGTCGCGGGCGAGTCCGAGAGCGACGCCGACGCCGAGACGCTCCTCTCCGGGCTGGCCGATCGGCTGGCGGAGTCGGGCGTCGACCCGGACCGGATCGAGACGCGGATCGAGCGCGACCGAAAGCCGCTCGCCGCGATCATCGAGGCCAGCGACACGTTCGACGCTGTCGTTATGGGCGAGAGCGATCCCTCCCTTGCGACGTTCGTCTTCGGGATGCCCGCCGAGCAGGTCGCCGAACGGTTCCTCGGGCCGGTTCTCATCGTCCAGCGAGAGCGACCGGAGTCGGAGTGA
- a CDS encoding DUF7344 domain-containing protein has translation MNSGKGTRSRISSGGNTDSQLSIDVVFQVLGSRRRRYVLHYLRQQDRPVPIRELSEQLSAWELGKESDAVTPKERKRLYTALHQTHLPTMDRSDIVEYDRNRGVVSLTDYANEFDIYLDIVPHNDLPWGHFYLALGAVLTTLVAVAALGIPPFTVLDGFDYALAVAGLFTLVAAYHTLRDRRLLLGSTDVPAGALPPQSDDSDVTTTDD, from the coding sequence ATGAACTCCGGAAAAGGAACGCGGAGTCGGATCTCAAGTGGTGGGAATACCGATTCGCAATTATCCATAGACGTGGTGTTTCAGGTGCTCGGTAGCCGTCGTCGCCGCTACGTGCTGCATTACCTGCGCCAGCAAGATCGTCCAGTCCCGATTCGCGAACTCTCCGAACAGCTTTCGGCCTGGGAGCTGGGAAAGGAGTCCGATGCAGTGACGCCGAAAGAACGCAAGCGCCTCTACACGGCACTCCACCAGACGCATCTTCCCACGATGGACAGGTCCGATATTGTTGAGTACGACCGGAATCGGGGGGTCGTGTCGCTGACTGACTACGCCAACGAGTTCGACATCTATCTCGATATCGTACCACATAACGATCTACCGTGGGGCCATTTCTATCTCGCGCTCGGCGCGGTATTGACGACGCTTGTCGCCGTCGCAGCACTCGGTATCCCGCCATTTACAGTCTTGGACGGCTTCGACTACGCGCTTGCAGTTGCGGGCCTCTTTACGCTCGTTGCCGCATATCACACCCTGCGGGACCGGCGGCTGCTGCTCGGCTCGACGGACGTTCCGGCGGGCGCGCTACCACCACAGAGCGACGACAGCGACGTTACCACAACGGACGACTGA
- a CDS encoding TasA family protein, producing the protein MTDDPKLYDLSRRKMLAGLGAIGLASAGAGLGTSAYFSDREEFENNTLAAGTLDMTVTADVVAANQYWVNQGGLDVSAVADAQDAVMGLQIDDIKPGDWGIICFEIEVGDNPGYVQVCTENFAEDGGDNPEPEQAVEGDADNDADLGEFLLTTVWQEYNGATDGTGMKTDLNILDPVFNNNSDIVPLAYGEPDLDGVVDADQHHTTAREANAILDVANDGYIIKDDAGEPAVIGSDAEVYEFCLLIELPYEVGNVVQGDSVSFDLVFKTEQVRNNETPFMNDVEESPTNETA; encoded by the coding sequence ATGACTGACGACCCGAAACTGTACGACCTTTCGCGCCGCAAGATGCTTGCCGGACTCGGAGCCATCGGACTCGCCTCTGCTGGCGCTGGTCTGGGTACGAGCGCGTACTTCAGCGACCGTGAAGAATTCGAGAACAATACCCTCGCCGCCGGAACACTTGATATGACCGTCACCGCGGACGTGGTGGCCGCCAATCAGTACTGGGTGAACCAGGGTGGACTGGACGTGTCGGCCGTCGCCGACGCGCAGGACGCGGTGATGGGCCTGCAAATCGACGACATCAAGCCCGGCGACTGGGGCATCATCTGCTTCGAGATCGAAGTCGGCGACAACCCCGGCTACGTGCAGGTGTGCACGGAGAACTTCGCCGAGGATGGCGGCGACAACCCTGAACCCGAACAGGCAGTCGAAGGCGACGCCGACAACGACGCCGACCTGGGCGAGTTCCTCCTGACTACCGTCTGGCAGGAGTACAACGGTGCAACCGACGGCACCGGTATGAAGACCGATCTGAACATCCTCGACCCGGTGTTCAACAACAACAGCGACATCGTCCCGCTGGCCTACGGCGAGCCCGACCTCGATGGCGTGGTTGACGCAGATCAACACCACACCACCGCGCGCGAGGCCAACGCCATCCTAGACGTGGCCAACGACGGCTACATCATCAAAGACGATGCTGGCGAACCGGCGGTCATCGGCAGCGACGCTGAAGTCTACGAGTTCTGCCTCCTCATCGAGTTGCCCTACGAAGTCGGCAACGTGGTGCAGGGAGACAGCGTCTCCTTCGACCTCGTGTTCAAGACCGAACAGGTCCGGAACAACGAGACTCCGTTTATGAACGACGTGGAGGAGAGCCCGACCAACGAGACCGCCTAA
- a CDS encoding DUF7344 domain-containing protein — protein sequence MFQRVTISESDVYYLLSNERRRETLTILWEFDDELTLRSLSEQIASIESETTPAPRPLRESVYNALHQTHLPKLATYGLVEYDPDRKLVRSNPESRSLARYMDTMAPVGISWGEYYRALGIFGLFTVVASLTSLPVFAAVDPLVFASGALALFALSTVYQLVGTLSRSLHSMTTLLGRYLP from the coding sequence ATGTTCCAGCGAGTCACTATCTCGGAATCGGACGTGTATTATCTCCTTAGCAACGAGCGACGCCGTGAGACGTTAACGATACTCTGGGAATTCGACGACGAGCTGACGCTCCGTTCCCTCTCGGAGCAGATTGCGAGCATTGAATCGGAGACGACACCAGCACCACGCCCGCTCCGAGAGAGCGTTTACAACGCATTACATCAGACACACCTGCCCAAACTGGCCACGTACGGGCTCGTTGAGTACGATCCCGACCGGAAACTCGTCCGGTCGAACCCTGAGAGTCGATCGCTCGCCAGATATATGGACACGATGGCGCCTGTCGGGATCTCGTGGGGTGAGTACTACCGGGCGCTGGGTATCTTTGGCCTGTTTACCGTGGTCGCGTCGCTGACCTCACTGCCAGTGTTTGCCGCTGTCGATCCACTGGTCTTTGCGAGTGGCGCCCTCGCGCTGTTCGCACTCTCGACGGTATATCAGTTAGTAGGGACGCTCAGCCGGTCGCTGCACTCCATGACCACGTTGCTTGGGCGATATCTGCCCTGA
- a CDS encoding signal peptidase I yields MNSLTERLPGVRRVAAALAVMVLIVAVVPFVVFAVPQVVGADHGFVILSGSMEPTTSPGDVVIVDASAPISVGDIITFDDGNTVPTTHRVVAIEDGQYVTQGDANSNPDAQPVSPDDVLGRVTLTIPFIGRVILWVNTPIGYVSLVVGPLVLLVANELFAWAGKDSSSGDGSDTNDDDRAEGGPVPKPVLRRIDDGRAEQADAASATRADTDRTSDNDTATESDDARETVAVAVADLKLTVLATLGLVGYAAWNVYREVTAVAAPDPVSVGALTGGLLGLGFAIWVTVTARLAAGDAGTDRPATTPSARADGGTEDER; encoded by the coding sequence ATGAACAGTCTCACCGAACGGCTGCCGGGCGTTCGACGCGTCGCGGCCGCACTGGCCGTCATGGTGCTGATCGTCGCGGTCGTCCCCTTCGTCGTCTTCGCCGTCCCGCAGGTAGTCGGGGCCGATCACGGCTTTGTCATCCTCTCGGGGAGCATGGAGCCGACTACCTCGCCCGGAGACGTTGTCATCGTTGACGCCTCGGCCCCTATCTCGGTCGGTGATATCATCACGTTCGACGACGGCAACACCGTTCCGACGACCCACCGCGTCGTCGCTATCGAGGACGGCCAGTACGTTACACAGGGCGACGCGAACTCGAACCCGGACGCACAGCCCGTGTCACCGGACGACGTGCTCGGCCGTGTGACGCTGACGATTCCGTTCATCGGCCGCGTCATCCTCTGGGTGAACACTCCCATCGGTTATGTGAGTCTCGTCGTCGGACCGCTGGTGTTGCTCGTCGCCAACGAATTGTTCGCGTGGGCGGGCAAGGACAGCAGCAGTGGCGATGGATCGGATACCAATGACGACGACAGAGCGGAGGGCGGTCCGGTCCCGAAGCCGGTCCTCCGTCGTATCGACGACGGGCGCGCCGAACAGGCCGACGCCGCGAGCGCCACGCGTGCCGACACAGACCGAACAAGTGACAACGATACTGCGACCGAATCCGACGACGCCCGCGAAACGGTGGCTGTCGCTGTCGCTGACCTGAAACTTACTGTCCTCGCAACGCTCGGGCTGGTCGGCTACGCCGCCTGGAACGTCTACCGCGAGGTGACCGCTGTCGCCGCGCCAGACCCCGTTTCGGTCGGCGCGCTCACTGGGGGTCTGCTCGGTCTCGGATTTGCAATCTGGGTAACGGTCACCGCACGGCTGGCGGCCGGAGACGCCGGCACTGACCGGCCAGCGACGACACCATCAGCGCGTGCCGACGGCGGCACGGAGGACGAACGATGA
- a CDS encoding alpha/beta hydrolase produces the protein MADYVPIPGGRDVRGVRDGPEEVDSIVVACPPHPQQGGSRADSRLGSVADALAERSIATLRFDYGPWDEGRGEVTDAVAACRWARERYDRVGLFGYSFGGGVAILAAPEVEADALSVLAPAATIGDRDVATAVAGIGVPMQILVGERDETVEWRRVLEAARERGATVERVGGDHFFVGQRDRIAETVTSWLAAELA, from the coding sequence ATGGCCGATTACGTCCCGATACCGGGCGGTCGTGACGTTCGCGGCGTCAGAGATGGCCCCGAGGAGGTGGACTCGATCGTCGTCGCGTGCCCGCCGCATCCACAGCAGGGCGGTTCGAGAGCCGACAGCCGGCTGGGGAGCGTCGCCGACGCGCTCGCGGAGCGGTCGATCGCGACGCTTCGGTTCGATTACGGCCCCTGGGACGAGGGGCGTGGCGAAGTGACCGACGCCGTCGCAGCCTGTCGATGGGCGCGCGAGCGGTACGACCGCGTCGGGCTGTTCGGCTACAGTTTCGGCGGCGGGGTCGCGATCCTGGCTGCACCCGAGGTCGAGGCCGACGCGCTCTCGGTGCTCGCACCGGCGGCGACGATCGGCGACCGCGACGTCGCAACCGCAGTGGCCGGCATCGGCGTCCCGATGCAGATACTGGTCGGCGAGCGCGACGAGACCGTCGAGTGGCGACGCGTCCTCGAAGCCGCCCGTGAACGCGGCGCGACTGTCGAACGCGTCGGCGGCGATCACTTCTTCGTCGGCCAGCGCGACCGGATCGCCGAGACGGTCACGTCGTGGCTGGCGGCCGAGTTAGCGTAG